Proteins found in one Candidatus Zixiibacteriota bacterium genomic segment:
- the hemW gene encoding radical SAM family heme chaperone HemW, which yields MPFGLYVHFPFCRNKCSYCDFYKELYDVDLETKFFKALMIETELAAEAHGSTDREISTIFIGGGTPSLVNLGKFEEWLGLIRRLFIMPQGIEFSVENNPDSINVENLKAFKELGVNRPTYGIQSFNPKLLKLLNRKHNPEHSQKAVYLTNALGYTNFGVDMIFGLPRQTTRMLSADLDQIIDLEPPHISFYQLTVETGTTLAERVKAGSLVMPSQEVTMSLYRGGCERMAEAGYHRYEVSSFAKPGFECKHNLGYWVGDDYLGLGPSAHSFMNGERFANVPSVTKYIGSLLKRERPVIRDESGEEERMEEAIMLGLRMSRGIDRHQFALRFGQPIEDRLDLKQYELFINSGHLITEGETLRLSDEGILLADEITRRLTK from the coding sequence ATGCCGTTCGGCCTCTACGTTCATTTCCCCTTCTGCCGCAACAAGTGCTCGTATTGCGACTTCTACAAAGAGCTGTACGATGTTGACCTGGAGACGAAGTTCTTCAAGGCGCTGATGATCGAGACCGAACTGGCGGCCGAAGCGCACGGCTCGACCGATCGAGAGATATCAACGATCTTCATCGGCGGCGGGACGCCATCGCTGGTGAATCTGGGCAAGTTCGAAGAGTGGCTGGGTCTTATCAGGCGATTGTTCATAATGCCGCAAGGGATCGAGTTCTCGGTCGAGAACAATCCCGATTCCATCAATGTGGAGAATCTGAAGGCGTTCAAAGAGCTCGGGGTGAACCGTCCGACCTACGGGATTCAGTCGTTCAACCCGAAGTTATTGAAGCTGCTCAATCGCAAGCATAATCCGGAGCATAGCCAAAAGGCTGTGTACCTGACCAATGCGCTTGGGTATACGAATTTCGGCGTCGACATGATATTCGGATTGCCGAGGCAGACGACGCGGATGTTGTCGGCCGATTTAGATCAAATCATCGATCTGGAGCCGCCACATATTTCGTTTTACCAGTTGACTGTAGAGACTGGGACGACACTGGCGGAAAGAGTGAAGGCTGGTTCACTCGTCATGCCGTCGCAGGAAGTGACGATGTCGCTGTATCGCGGCGGGTGTGAGCGGATGGCGGAGGCGGGGTACCATAGGTATGAAGTTTCGTCTTTCGCAAAACCGGGATTCGAATGCAAACACAATCTGGGATACTGGGTGGGGGATGACTATCTGGGGCTGGGGCCATCGGCGCACAGTTTCATGAATGGGGAGCGGTTCGCTAACGTGCCGAGCGTGACGAAGTATATTGGGTCTTTGTTGAAACGGGAGCGGCCGGTGATTCGCGATGAGTCGGGCGAAGAAGAGCGGATGGAGGAGGCGATCATGTTGGGGCTTCGCATGTCGCGCGGGATCGACCGGCACCAGTTTGCGCTTCGATTCGGTCAGCCGATAGAGGATCGGTTGGATTTGAAACAGTATGAATTGTTTATCAATTCCGGGCATCTCATAACAGAGGGAGAGACACTACGACTCTCTGATGAGGGGATTCTGTTGGCTGATGAGATCACGCGGCGATTGACAAAATAG
- the lepB gene encoding signal peptidase I, with protein MDQDFLIKEHTQLESQKEARKFLNRRERKPLWREYLETAVVAVVAAVLLRIFVISAYKVNSGSMADTLLEGDYIFVNKLAYTYGGKFPQTGDIIVFKYPNNPDKDYIKRVVALPGQTVQVADKIVYVDGQVAAMPEGVKHVDKKIIPGDLSFRDNFGPYKVPPGEYFVLGDNRDDSRDSRFWGTVPLGNILGKAVAVYYSWEPEKDTPGWGFPYVIDIVQWTGYGLVNFPSQTRWDRIGTMIP; from the coding sequence ATGGATCAGGACTTCCTCATCAAGGAGCATACCCAGCTCGAGAGCCAGAAAGAGGCGCGCAAGTTCCTCAATCGTCGCGAGCGGAAACCCCTTTGGCGCGAGTATCTCGAAACAGCTGTGGTCGCGGTGGTCGCCGCCGTGCTGCTGCGGATATTCGTGATCTCGGCGTACAAAGTGAACTCCGGCTCGATGGCGGACACGCTTCTGGAAGGGGATTATATCTTCGTCAATAAACTGGCCTACACCTATGGCGGTAAGTTCCCGCAGACCGGCGACATCATCGTCTTCAAGTACCCCAATAATCCGGACAAGGATTATATCAAACGGGTGGTCGCGCTTCCGGGACAGACTGTCCAGGTGGCGGATAAGATTGTGTATGTCGACGGCCAGGTGGCGGCGATGCCCGAAGGGGTCAAGCATGTTGACAAGAAGATCATCCCCGGCGATCTGTCGTTCCGCGATAATTTCGGCCCTTACAAGGTGCCGCCGGGCGAGTATTTCGTGCTCGGGGACAATCGCGACGACAGCCGCGACAGCCGGTTCTGGGGGACTGTGCCGCTCGGCAATATCCTCGGCAAGGCGGTGGCTGTGTATTACTCTTGGGAGCCTGAGAAGGATACCCCCGGCTGGGGGTTCCCGTACGTCATCGATATCGTCCAGTGGACCGGCTACGGGCTCGTCAATTTCCCGTCGCAGACCCGCTGGGACCGTATCGGCACGATGATCCCATAA